From the genome of Lineus longissimus chromosome 8, tnLinLong1.2, whole genome shotgun sequence, one region includes:
- the LOC135491950 gene encoding MAP kinase-activating death domain protein-like isoform X7 yields the protein MDQKKYFCPRLLDYVIIVGSRHPNRNNSVAQTPELLRRYPIEDHKDFPLPADVVFFCQPEGCISVGPKRMSLRESTSFVFSLTEKDSARVRYGICMNFYRPFERKAHTRSGDGESLDNQKSRSPRTRHHKATSRVRNNTLTSLCIISHHPFFSTIRECLFTLRKLIDACNERSCSKRIGGSRALSRDTVWGAMTCHGTSENTPSLVLHEVREIETWILRLLSAPVPVPGKTRVELNVLPSEIQPTLVFALPDHTRLSLVDFPLHLPLELLGVDTCLKVLTCIILEHKIVLQSRDYNALTMSVMAFVSMLYPLEYMFPVIPLLPTCMSSAEQLLLAPTPYIIGVPASFLMYKNQFRLPNDVCLVDLDANKNNCVDDENMVEAITVPSGADELPPLPEPEGTVLKNHLRQALASMSMSPQPIKNLDAVAQNPDMWKRRDSFSSHTGFNPLIYGNDVDSVDVATRVAMVRFFNSPNILGNFCEHTRTLRLYPRPVVAFQFFSFMKSRPVKTLFTARLARTQAVEYFAEYVLCPYNVVFLRVHTGVFDPALIGDKPRWYSNGLQKIEFNVYDAENSSLGAALTSSMQAPNSDEYPTDESGSDSDGAESTSSSYSSLSDFVTDIMNSDINGDTPAIYPEDQVLSVDQTTLFTPPSKLQVPDTPVTNSDSAFSLPESDLSSDESSSPSYTKGDADPDPDMDDKDALHFRYDSGSEVMPLDAEGNPLREPGEPISRPTGPSTAPVPVNKPPNPAVQQQMPPRQSSTGKAPRSPVPPPRPPLPSQQSLQKYQSMDRDSPPLEGGGIKRAGQPAPLQGVPARPSQSTPNTPMPGRHPGVVDTKSASHLQVNHTPSAASQPTTPTRKTGNFRIPQESDSDRGTTPSSIMSSISNGMDGIAQQASNTISELFGGSSTSTKPAPPPPQPPVAQPAPKPAKPFAPLGNRKALVEKSGLVKHATSKKGVQRQSSTDSRTSTHSENQQFLKDIVSSVLDGSGVGWLKLNKLKKLMEDENYRNFVVSRLNTSLDRKLTDEDVHVEDVCVSKQVFKGMLTVLRALVAGLYHTYRNHGIGGMASTFMIMEIAHTHYWARELSSNKSDSSSLSQGSSPFGSQESLASKARDHSLPEEAMITLGRFVPGWRSNSLFSTTSLFDQPPSPNAQEPEPGSPVVFNGDEFENIELKPKGKVSLGDIRDVDNNRQDLSETQRNLDNLNINKAEVSEGGDILRDLVKNKDLMKGRHGGLPKFSSMDSEMSEASTLMSTGSEVDGTERKKTRINHHTIKQSDASDAETETPGGHRGSLGESMLFNLKGRRRSNSVWSSKSSFSTGFRYHEGKLINIGSLPSPDNVGRTYLFEGLLGKERCPLWDHVQFWEDAFLDAVAQERDIIGLDQGPAEMMERYVSLGDGEKKRLEHDEDRLLSIILYNMVGFMTMMQVEKNEVKKKIRRMLGKSHIGLIYSQDVNDLLDHVANLYGNDIDLKPMGSRMMQKQSFTVHWGTDNTGDMLFMEVCDDCIILRSVTGAICDRWWYEKLVNMTYCPKTKVLCLWRRHSGQTQLNKFYTKKCRELYYCVKEAMEKAATRNNGKIPGPELGGEFPVQDLKSGQGGLLQVCMEGIGLLFANSKEFEVWMFSMCLLLVV from the exons ATGgatcaaaagaaatatttctgtCCAAGACTTTTGGATTACGTCATCATCGTCGGGTCACGACATCCAAACCGTAATAATTCTGTCGCACAGACACCCGAGTTATTGCGTCGTTATCCTATAGAGGATCATAAAGACTTTCCGTTACCGGCAGATGTGGTGTTTTTCTGTCAACCCGAAGGATGCATCAGTGTGGGACCAAAACGTATGAGTCTACGGGAATCGACGTCATTCGTCTTCTCCTTAACAGAAAAGGACAGCGCACGAGTGCGATATGGAATATGCATGAATTTCTATCGACCATTTGAACGTAAAGCTCACACACGCAGTGGGGATGGCGAATCTTTAGATAATCAGAAATCACGATCGCCGCGGACTCGACACCACAAGGCGACTAGCCGTGTACGCAATAACACATTGACATCATTATGTATCATAAGTCATCATCCTTTCTTTTCTACCATTCGTGAGTGTTTGTTTACACTTCGGAAGCTGATCGATGCATGCAATGAGCGCTCGTGCAGCAAGAGAATTGGTGGCTCAAGAGCATTATCCAG GGATACTGTATGGGGAGCCATGACATGTCACGGAACGTCAGAAAACACACCTAGTTTAGTGTTACACGAAGTGCGTGAGATTGAGACGTGGATACTGAGACTGCTGAGTGCCCCTGTCCCAGTGCCAGGCAAGACACGTGTCGAG TTGAATGTGTTGCCTTCGGAGATCCAGCCAACGCTAGTGTTTGCCCTTCCGGACCACACGCGCTTATCCCTGGTCGACTTCCCACTTCATCTGCCCTTAGAACTTCTCGGTGTTGACACGTGTCTGAAGGTGTTGACATGCATTATCCTCGAACATAAG ATTGTTCTCCAGTCTCGAGATTACAACGCCCTGACGATGAGTGTGATGGCGTTTGTGTCGATGCTTTACCCCCTTGAATACATGTTTCCAGTCATCCCTCTCTTACCCACATGCATGAGCTCAGCAGAACAG CTGCTGCTCGCACCGACACCCTATATCATTGGGGTGCCTGCATCCTTCCTCATGTACAAAAATCAATTCCGTCTCCCAAATGATGTGTGTCTAGTTGACCTTGATGCCAATAAG AACAACTGTGTTGATGATGAAAACATGGTTGAAGCG ATAACAGTGCCTTCAGGAGCTGATGAGCTGCCTCCCCTACCAGAACCAGAGGGCACAGTCCTCAAGAACCATCTCAGACAG GCCTTAGCCAGCATGAGCATGAGTCCTCAGCCAATCAAGAACTTGGATGCAGTCGCCCAGAACCCAGACATGTGGAAGCGGCGTGACAGTTTCTCCTCCCATACGGGGTTCAACCCTCTCATCTATGGTAATGATGTGGATTCAGTTGACGTGGCAACCAGGGTTGCTATG GTGCGATTTTTCAACTCGCCGAATATCCTTGGTAACTTCTGTGAGCATACGCGGACGTTGCGGCTGTATCCCAGACCTGTTGTAGCATTCCAGTTCTTTAGCTTCATGAAGTCTCGGCCAGTCAAAACACTGTTCACGGCGAGGTTAGCAAGAACTCAG gCCGTAGAATACTTTGCAGAGTATGTTCTCTGCCCCTACAACGTGGTGTTCCTGCGGGTTCACACCGGGGTGTTTGACCCGGCGCTCATCGGAGACAAGCCGAGATGGTATAGCAATGGCTTACAGAAGATCGAGTTCAACGTGTATGATGCTGAGAACTCATCGCTGGGAGCCGCACTGACCAGCAGCATGCAGGCACCTAACAGTGATGAGTACCCTACGG ATGAGAGCGGTAGTGATAGTGATGGTGCTGAAAGTACGAGTTCTTCCTATTCTAGTCTGAGTGACTTCGTGACGGACATCATGAACAGTGATATCAACGGAGATACACCAG CAATTTACCCAGAGGACCAGGTGCTCTCCGTGGACCAGACGACATTGTTTACACCTCCCAGCAAGCTCCAGGTGCCAGATACCCCCGTCACAAACAGTGACTCAGCATTCTCACTGCCAGAGAGTGACCTGAGCTCTGATGAGTCATCTAGTCCTTCATATACCAAGGGGGATGCTGATCCTGATCCTGACATGGATGATAAG GATGCTCTGCACTTCCGGTACGATTCTGGTAGTGAGGTGATGCCACTGGATGCTGAGGGCAACCCATTGAGAGAGCCTGGGGAACCAATCTCACGCCCCACTGGACCATCCACTGCACCAGTACCAGTTAACAA GCCTCCGAACCCAGCTGTGCAGCAACAGATGCCACCTCGGCAGTCAAGCACTGGCAAGGCCCCCAGGTCACCGGTGCCTCCCCCTAGGCCCCCTCTACCATCACAACAATCACTACAGAAGTACCAGTCTATGGACCGCGACAGCCCACCACTGGAGGGGGGTGGCATCAAACGAGCAGGGCAGCCAGCACCTCTTCAAGGAGTCCCGGCCAGGCCGAGCCAGTCTACGCCTAATACACCAATGCCTGGTCGACACCCCGGAGTTGTAGATACAAAGAGTGCCTCCCATCTGCAAGTGAACCATACACCATCTGCGGCATCACAACCGACCACCCCTACCAGGAAGACAGGCAACTTTAGG ATCCCGCAAGAGTCCGACTCTGACCGGGGCACCACGCCATCTTCCATCATGTCGTCCATCAGCAATGGCATGGACGGCATCGCCCAGCAGGCCAGTAACACGATATCAGAGTTATTTGGGG GCTCATCCACATCTACAAAACCAGCCCCTCCACCCCCTCAGCCACCAGTCGCACAGCCTGCCCCCAAGCCAGCTAAGCCCTTTGCTCCCCTCGGTAATAGAAAGGCGCTGGTGGAGAAGTCGGGCCTTGTCAAGCATGCCACAAGCAAGAAAGGTGTGCAGAGACAGTCATCAACGGACTCAAGGACAAGTACACATAG TGAGAACCAGCAATTCTTGAAAGACATCGTGTCGAGCGTTCTCGATGGGTCCGGAGTCGGCTGGCTGAAGCTGAACAAACTCAAGAAACTCATGGAGGATGAAAACTATCGTAACTTTGTCGTCAGCCGCCTGAATACATCGCTCGATAGAAAGCTGACAGATGAAGACGTTCATGTGGAGGATGTG TGTGTCTCTAAACAAGTGTTCAAGGGCATGTTGACGGTGCTGAGAGCCCTCGTAGCTGGCCTCTACCACACGTACAGAAACCATGGCATTGGTGGTATGGCGAGCACATTCATGATCATGGAGATAGCACACACACATTACTGGGCAAGGGAACTCAGTAGTAATAAGAGTGATAGTAGTAGCTTGTCACAG GGTAGTTCACCGTTCGGCAGTCAGGAGAGCTTGGCATCCAAGGCTCGAGACCACAGTCTCCCAGAAGAAGCCATGATCACTCTCG GTCGTTTTGTTCCCGGGTGGCGGTCCAATTCCCTCTTTTCCACCACCTCATTATTTGATCAGCCCCCCTCACCGAATGCCCAAGAACCAGAACCAG GGTCTCCCGTGGTGTTCAATGGCGATGAATTTGAGAATATCGAGTTAAAGCCAAAGGGAAAAGTGAGTCTCGGTGATATCAGGGATGTGGACAATAACCGACAGGACTTGTCAGAAACGCAACGCAATCTCGACAACTTGAACATTAATAAAGCAGAGGTGTCGGAAGGTGGCGACATTTTACGGGACTTAGTGAAAAATAAAGACTTGATGAAAGGGCGACATGGTGGTTTGCCAAAGTTCAGTAGCATGGACTCGGAGATGTCTGAAGCGAGTACTTTGATGAGTACTGGGTCCGAGGTTGATGGAACAGAACGGAAGAAGACACGGATCAATCATCACACGATAAAGCAAAGTGACGCGTCAGATGCTGAAACTGAGACACCTGGG GGTCATAGAGGTTCATTAGGAGAGAGTATG CTTTTTAACCTGAAAGGTCGCCGGAGGTCGAACAGTGTTTGGAGCAGTAAAAGCAGCTTCAGTACCGGTTTCCGCTATCATGAGGGCAAGCTAATTAACATAGGCTCACTGCCGAGTCCAGATAACGTTGGGCGGACGTACCTCTTCGAGGGATTGTTGGGCAAGGAGCGATGCCCGCTTTGGGACCATGTGCAATTTTGGGAGGATGCGTTCTTGGATGCTGTGGCCCAGGAGCGTGACATCATCGGACTGGACCAGGGGCCGGCGGAAATGATGGAAAG GTACGTCTCCCTCGGAGATGGGGAGAAGAAACGTCTTGAACATGATGAAGACCGTCTGCTCTCCATCATCCTGTACAACATGGTCGGCTTCATGACCATGATGCAAGTGGAAAAGAACGAGGTGAAGAAGAAGATACGTCGTATGCTGGGCAAGTCGCACATCGGTTTGATCTACAGCCAGGATGTCAATGATCTCTTGGATCACGTTGCCAATCTG TATGGTAACGACATCGACCTGAAGCCAATGGGTAGTCGCATGATGCAGAAACAGTCATTTACGGTGCACTGGGGCACTGATAATACAGGAGATATGCTATTTATGGAG GTCTGTGATGATTGTATAATATTACGTAGTGTTACCGGCGCCATCTGTGATCGGTGGTGGTATGAGAAGCTTGTCAACATGACGTACTGTCCCAAGACGAAGGTGTTGTGTTTGTGGAGGAGGCATAGCGGGCAAACACAGCTCAATAAGTTCTATACAAAGAAG TGCCGTGAGCTGTACTACTGTGTGAAGGAAGCTATGGAGAAAGCAGCAACAAGAAATAATGGAAAAATACCAG GTCCCGAGTTAGGTGGCGAGTTCCCCGTACAGGACCTCAAATCAGGCCAGGGGGGCCTGTTGCAGGTGTGCATGGAAGGCATTGGACTTCTCTTTGCGAATAGCAAG GAGTTTGAGGTATGGATGTTTTCAATGTGCCTACTCCTCGTGGTATAG
- the LOC135491950 gene encoding MAP kinase-activating death domain protein-like isoform X2: MDQKKYFCPRLLDYVIIVGSRHPNRNNSVAQTPELLRRYPIEDHKDFPLPADVVFFCQPEGCISVGPKRMSLRESTSFVFSLTEKDSARVRYGICMNFYRPFERKAHTRSGDGESLDNQKSRSPRTRHHKATSRVRNNTLTSLCIISHHPFFSTIRECLFTLRKLIDACNERSCSKRIGGSRALSRDTVWGAMTCHGTSENTPSLVLHEVREIETWILRLLSAPVPVPGKTRVELNVLPSEIQPTLVFALPDHTRLSLVDFPLHLPLELLGVDTCLKVLTCIILEHKIVLQSRDYNALTMSVMAFVSMLYPLEYMFPVIPLLPTCMSSAEQLLLAPTPYIIGVPASFLMYKNQFRLPNDVCLVDLDANKNNCVDDENMVEAITVPSGADELPPLPEPEGTVLKNHLRQALASMSMSPQPIKNLDAVAQNPDMWKRRDSFSSHTGFNPLIYGNDVDSVDVATRVAMVRFFNSPNILGNFCEHTRTLRLYPRPVVAFQFFSFMKSRPVKTLFTARLARTQAVEYFAEYVLCPYNVVFLRVHTGVFDPALIGDKPRWYSNGLQKIEFNVYDAENSSLGAALTSSMQAPNSDEYPTDESGSDSDGAESTSSSYSSLSDFVTDIMNSDINGDTPAIYPEDQVLSVDQTTLFTPPSKLQVPDTPVTNSDSAFSLPESDLSSDESSSPSYTKGDADPDPDMDDKDALHFRYDSGSEVMPLDAEGNPLREPGEPISRPTGPSTAPVPVNKPPNPAVQQQMPPRQSSTGKAPRSPVPPPRPPLPSQQSLQKYQSMDRDSPPLEGGGIKRAGQPAPLQGVPARPSQSTPNTPMPGRHPGVVDTKSASHLQVNHTPSAASQPTTPTRKTGNFRIPQESDSDRGTTPSSIMSSISNGMDGIAQQASNTISELFGAPPPPQPPVAQPAPKPAKPFAPLGNRKALVEKSGLVKHATSKKGVQRQSSTDSRTSTHSENQQFLKDIVSSVLDGSGVGWLKLNKLKKLMEDENYRNFVVSRLNTSLDRKLTDEDVHVEDVCVSKQVFKGMLTVLRALVAGLYHTYRNHGIGGMASTFMIMEIAHTHYWARELSSNKSDSSSLSQGSSPFGSQESLASKARDHSLPEEAMITLGRFVPGWRSNSLFSTTSLFDQPPSPNAQEPEPGSPVVFNGDEFENIELKPKGKVSLGDIRDVDNNRQDLSETQRNLDNLNINKAEVSEGGDILRDLVKNKDLMKGRHGGLPKFSSMDSEMSEASTLMSTGSEVDGTERKKTRINHHTIKQSDASDAETETPGGHRGSLGESMLFNLKGRRRSNSVWSSKSSFSTGFRYHEGKLINIGSLPSPDNVGRTYLFEGLLGKERCPLWDHVQFWEDAFLDAVAQERDIIGLDQGPAEMMERYVSLGDGEKKRLEHDEDRLLSIILYNMVGFMTMMQVEKNEVKKKIRRMLGKSHIGLIYSQDVNDLLDHVANLYGNDIDLKPMGSRMMQKQSFTVHWGTDNTGDMLFMEVCDDCIILRSVTGAICDRWWYEKLVNMTYCPKTKVLCLWRRHSGQTQLNKFYTKKCRELYYCVKEAMEKAATRNNGKIPGPELGGEFPVQDLKSGQGGLLQVCMEGIGLLFANSKFFVDLSRIKKCYTQKGAVFVLEEFDPKTRKVILRKYKSNMANQICYAVLCVFSYVAAGIDNQKQGEAQHGGIDNLKHQLGVMDNQKQQLVIDNNNRDTS; this comes from the exons ATGgatcaaaagaaatatttctgtCCAAGACTTTTGGATTACGTCATCATCGTCGGGTCACGACATCCAAACCGTAATAATTCTGTCGCACAGACACCCGAGTTATTGCGTCGTTATCCTATAGAGGATCATAAAGACTTTCCGTTACCGGCAGATGTGGTGTTTTTCTGTCAACCCGAAGGATGCATCAGTGTGGGACCAAAACGTATGAGTCTACGGGAATCGACGTCATTCGTCTTCTCCTTAACAGAAAAGGACAGCGCACGAGTGCGATATGGAATATGCATGAATTTCTATCGACCATTTGAACGTAAAGCTCACACACGCAGTGGGGATGGCGAATCTTTAGATAATCAGAAATCACGATCGCCGCGGACTCGACACCACAAGGCGACTAGCCGTGTACGCAATAACACATTGACATCATTATGTATCATAAGTCATCATCCTTTCTTTTCTACCATTCGTGAGTGTTTGTTTACACTTCGGAAGCTGATCGATGCATGCAATGAGCGCTCGTGCAGCAAGAGAATTGGTGGCTCAAGAGCATTATCCAG GGATACTGTATGGGGAGCCATGACATGTCACGGAACGTCAGAAAACACACCTAGTTTAGTGTTACACGAAGTGCGTGAGATTGAGACGTGGATACTGAGACTGCTGAGTGCCCCTGTCCCAGTGCCAGGCAAGACACGTGTCGAG TTGAATGTGTTGCCTTCGGAGATCCAGCCAACGCTAGTGTTTGCCCTTCCGGACCACACGCGCTTATCCCTGGTCGACTTCCCACTTCATCTGCCCTTAGAACTTCTCGGTGTTGACACGTGTCTGAAGGTGTTGACATGCATTATCCTCGAACATAAG ATTGTTCTCCAGTCTCGAGATTACAACGCCCTGACGATGAGTGTGATGGCGTTTGTGTCGATGCTTTACCCCCTTGAATACATGTTTCCAGTCATCCCTCTCTTACCCACATGCATGAGCTCAGCAGAACAG CTGCTGCTCGCACCGACACCCTATATCATTGGGGTGCCTGCATCCTTCCTCATGTACAAAAATCAATTCCGTCTCCCAAATGATGTGTGTCTAGTTGACCTTGATGCCAATAAG AACAACTGTGTTGATGATGAAAACATGGTTGAAGCG ATAACAGTGCCTTCAGGAGCTGATGAGCTGCCTCCCCTACCAGAACCAGAGGGCACAGTCCTCAAGAACCATCTCAGACAG GCCTTAGCCAGCATGAGCATGAGTCCTCAGCCAATCAAGAACTTGGATGCAGTCGCCCAGAACCCAGACATGTGGAAGCGGCGTGACAGTTTCTCCTCCCATACGGGGTTCAACCCTCTCATCTATGGTAATGATGTGGATTCAGTTGACGTGGCAACCAGGGTTGCTATG GTGCGATTTTTCAACTCGCCGAATATCCTTGGTAACTTCTGTGAGCATACGCGGACGTTGCGGCTGTATCCCAGACCTGTTGTAGCATTCCAGTTCTTTAGCTTCATGAAGTCTCGGCCAGTCAAAACACTGTTCACGGCGAGGTTAGCAAGAACTCAG gCCGTAGAATACTTTGCAGAGTATGTTCTCTGCCCCTACAACGTGGTGTTCCTGCGGGTTCACACCGGGGTGTTTGACCCGGCGCTCATCGGAGACAAGCCGAGATGGTATAGCAATGGCTTACAGAAGATCGAGTTCAACGTGTATGATGCTGAGAACTCATCGCTGGGAGCCGCACTGACCAGCAGCATGCAGGCACCTAACAGTGATGAGTACCCTACGG ATGAGAGCGGTAGTGATAGTGATGGTGCTGAAAGTACGAGTTCTTCCTATTCTAGTCTGAGTGACTTCGTGACGGACATCATGAACAGTGATATCAACGGAGATACACCAG CAATTTACCCAGAGGACCAGGTGCTCTCCGTGGACCAGACGACATTGTTTACACCTCCCAGCAAGCTCCAGGTGCCAGATACCCCCGTCACAAACAGTGACTCAGCATTCTCACTGCCAGAGAGTGACCTGAGCTCTGATGAGTCATCTAGTCCTTCATATACCAAGGGGGATGCTGATCCTGATCCTGACATGGATGATAAG GATGCTCTGCACTTCCGGTACGATTCTGGTAGTGAGGTGATGCCACTGGATGCTGAGGGCAACCCATTGAGAGAGCCTGGGGAACCAATCTCACGCCCCACTGGACCATCCACTGCACCAGTACCAGTTAACAA GCCTCCGAACCCAGCTGTGCAGCAACAGATGCCACCTCGGCAGTCAAGCACTGGCAAGGCCCCCAGGTCACCGGTGCCTCCCCCTAGGCCCCCTCTACCATCACAACAATCACTACAGAAGTACCAGTCTATGGACCGCGACAGCCCACCACTGGAGGGGGGTGGCATCAAACGAGCAGGGCAGCCAGCACCTCTTCAAGGAGTCCCGGCCAGGCCGAGCCAGTCTACGCCTAATACACCAATGCCTGGTCGACACCCCGGAGTTGTAGATACAAAGAGTGCCTCCCATCTGCAAGTGAACCATACACCATCTGCGGCATCACAACCGACCACCCCTACCAGGAAGACAGGCAACTTTAGG ATCCCGCAAGAGTCCGACTCTGACCGGGGCACCACGCCATCTTCCATCATGTCGTCCATCAGCAATGGCATGGACGGCATCGCCCAGCAGGCCAGTAACACGATATCAGAGTTATTTGGGG CCCCTCCACCCCCTCAGCCACCAGTCGCACAGCCTGCCCCCAAGCCAGCTAAGCCCTTTGCTCCCCTCGGTAATAGAAAGGCGCTGGTGGAGAAGTCGGGCCTTGTCAAGCATGCCACAAGCAAGAAAGGTGTGCAGAGACAGTCATCAACGGACTCAAGGACAAGTACACATAG TGAGAACCAGCAATTCTTGAAAGACATCGTGTCGAGCGTTCTCGATGGGTCCGGAGTCGGCTGGCTGAAGCTGAACAAACTCAAGAAACTCATGGAGGATGAAAACTATCGTAACTTTGTCGTCAGCCGCCTGAATACATCGCTCGATAGAAAGCTGACAGATGAAGACGTTCATGTGGAGGATGTG TGTGTCTCTAAACAAGTGTTCAAGGGCATGTTGACGGTGCTGAGAGCCCTCGTAGCTGGCCTCTACCACACGTACAGAAACCATGGCATTGGTGGTATGGCGAGCACATTCATGATCATGGAGATAGCACACACACATTACTGGGCAAGGGAACTCAGTAGTAATAAGAGTGATAGTAGTAGCTTGTCACAG GGTAGTTCACCGTTCGGCAGTCAGGAGAGCTTGGCATCCAAGGCTCGAGACCACAGTCTCCCAGAAGAAGCCATGATCACTCTCG GTCGTTTTGTTCCCGGGTGGCGGTCCAATTCCCTCTTTTCCACCACCTCATTATTTGATCAGCCCCCCTCACCGAATGCCCAAGAACCAGAACCAG GGTCTCCCGTGGTGTTCAATGGCGATGAATTTGAGAATATCGAGTTAAAGCCAAAGGGAAAAGTGAGTCTCGGTGATATCAGGGATGTGGACAATAACCGACAGGACTTGTCAGAAACGCAACGCAATCTCGACAACTTGAACATTAATAAAGCAGAGGTGTCGGAAGGTGGCGACATTTTACGGGACTTAGTGAAAAATAAAGACTTGATGAAAGGGCGACATGGTGGTTTGCCAAAGTTCAGTAGCATGGACTCGGAGATGTCTGAAGCGAGTACTTTGATGAGTACTGGGTCCGAGGTTGATGGAACAGAACGGAAGAAGACACGGATCAATCATCACACGATAAAGCAAAGTGACGCGTCAGATGCTGAAACTGAGACACCTGGG GGTCATAGAGGTTCATTAGGAGAGAGTATG CTTTTTAACCTGAAAGGTCGCCGGAGGTCGAACAGTGTTTGGAGCAGTAAAAGCAGCTTCAGTACCGGTTTCCGCTATCATGAGGGCAAGCTAATTAACATAGGCTCACTGCCGAGTCCAGATAACGTTGGGCGGACGTACCTCTTCGAGGGATTGTTGGGCAAGGAGCGATGCCCGCTTTGGGACCATGTGCAATTTTGGGAGGATGCGTTCTTGGATGCTGTGGCCCAGGAGCGTGACATCATCGGACTGGACCAGGGGCCGGCGGAAATGATGGAAAG GTACGTCTCCCTCGGAGATGGGGAGAAGAAACGTCTTGAACATGATGAAGACCGTCTGCTCTCCATCATCCTGTACAACATGGTCGGCTTCATGACCATGATGCAAGTGGAAAAGAACGAGGTGAAGAAGAAGATACGTCGTATGCTGGGCAAGTCGCACATCGGTTTGATCTACAGCCAGGATGTCAATGATCTCTTGGATCACGTTGCCAATCTG TATGGTAACGACATCGACCTGAAGCCAATGGGTAGTCGCATGATGCAGAAACAGTCATTTACGGTGCACTGGGGCACTGATAATACAGGAGATATGCTATTTATGGAG GTCTGTGATGATTGTATAATATTACGTAGTGTTACCGGCGCCATCTGTGATCGGTGGTGGTATGAGAAGCTTGTCAACATGACGTACTGTCCCAAGACGAAGGTGTTGTGTTTGTGGAGGAGGCATAGCGGGCAAACACAGCTCAATAAGTTCTATACAAAGAAG TGCCGTGAGCTGTACTACTGTGTGAAGGAAGCTATGGAGAAAGCAGCAACAAGAAATAATGGAAAAATACCAG GTCCCGAGTTAGGTGGCGAGTTCCCCGTACAGGACCTCAAATCAGGCCAGGGGGGCCTGTTGCAGGTGTGCATGGAAGGCATTGGACTTCTCTTTGCGAATAGCAAG